Proteins from a single region of Apium graveolens cultivar Ventura chromosome 7, ASM990537v1, whole genome shotgun sequence:
- the LOC141673181 gene encoding secreted RxLR effector protein 161-like, producing the protein MTDYNQVKYPMEHKIQLHKDEGGEPVNSTQFKSMVGGLRYLVHTRPDIAYAVGVISRFMERPTMLHLNAAKRILRYVKGTLTYGLVYVECQGNYLMSGFSDSDMAGDLDDRKSTGGMAFYLGDSLITWISQKQRCVALSSCEAEFMAATAAACRGIWLQRVLSQISGVKSGPVILYIDNRSAVDLAKNPVFHRRSKHIDVRYHFIRECVEQGLIVIKHISTNEQRVDILTMALSATKFENMRKLLGVKDLHQV; encoded by the coding sequence ATGACTGACTATAATCAGGTTAAGTACCCGATGGAGCACAAAATCCAGCTGCACAAGGATGAAGGTGGAGAACCTGTGAACTCTACACAATTCAAGTCAATGGTGGGTGGTCTGAGATACTTGGTACATACCAGACCGGACATAGCTTACGCTGTGGGGGTGATAAGTCGCTTCATGGAAAGGCCTACGATGCTCCATCTAAATGCAGCCAAGAGGATCTTACGTTATGTCAAAGGAACTCTTACATATGGCTTGGTCTATGTTGAATGTCAAGGAAATTATTTGATGTCAGGTTTTTCAGATAGCGACATGGCAGGTGACTTGGATGATCGAAAGAGTACAGGTGGAATGGCATTCTACCTTGGTGACAGCTTAATTACATGGATTTCTCAGAAACAGCGTTGCGTTGCTCTCTCCTCATGCGAGGCTGAATTTATGGCAGCTACAGCCGCTGCGTGTCGAGGGATATGGCTGCAGAGAGTTCTCAGTCAAATTTCGGGTGTAAAGTCGGGTCCTGTTATATTGTACATCGATAATAGGTCAGCTGTCGATCTAGCCAAAAACCCAGTCTTTCACAGGCGAAGCAAACATATCGACGTTCgataccattttatcagggaatgCGTGGAGCAAGGCTTGATAGTTATTAAGCATATAAGTACTAATGAGCAGCGTGTAGACATCCTGACAATGGCGTTGTCTGCTACAAAGTTTGAGAACATGCGAAAGCTATTGGGAGTAAAGGACCTGCACCAAGTTTAG